In one window of Legionella fallonii LLAP-10 DNA:
- a CDS encoding BlaI/MecI/CopY family transcriptional regulator has translation MSAKKGVQAMAHDRLLTEVELELMNIIWGLNKVTIKDVVSHLSQERPLAYTTVATVVKVLEQKGFLECQKNSYAHVFVPIVTKAEYESTCIEHMVANVFDGEPAALVQRLLVAKKLQHEDIQAIEGALKQLIAVEKQTEVL, from the coding sequence ATGTCTGCAAAAAAAGGGGTACAAGCTATGGCCCACGATCGCCTTCTTACAGAGGTTGAGCTTGAATTAATGAATATCATTTGGGGCCTTAATAAAGTAACAATCAAAGATGTTGTTTCTCATTTGTCTCAAGAAAGACCTTTGGCTTACACCACTGTCGCGACGGTAGTTAAAGTGCTTGAGCAAAAAGGATTTCTTGAGTGCCAAAAAAACTCTTATGCCCATGTTTTTGTGCCTATTGTTACAAAGGCTGAGTATGAAAGTACGTGTATTGAGCATATGGTGGCTAATGTTTTTGATGGTGAGCCCGCGGCACTAGTGCAAAGACTGTTGGTCGCTAAAAAATTACAACATGAGGACATTCAAGCAATTGAGGGAGCACTGAAACAATTAATCGCTGTCGAAAAACAAACAGAGGTTCTGTAA
- a CDS encoding HD domain-containing protein: MSMKINGIYIPDSPLAKEATELVRDTESELLFNHSSRVYYWGALAGGQRGLKYDAELLYIGCMFHDMGLTHKHSSKDKRFEVDGANAAREFLKRHPIGEHEINLVWTAIALHTTPGIPEFMDPIIALVTAGVEMDVLGINYHDYDKATRDKVVAEYPRSEHFKEDIIQAFYDGIKGKPLTTFGNVKGDVIADKDHSFKPYNFCSIIRQSSWKG; the protein is encoded by the coding sequence ATGTCTATGAAAATTAATGGAATTTATATACCAGATAGCCCATTGGCAAAAGAGGCAACGGAGCTGGTAAGAGATACTGAGAGTGAACTTTTATTTAATCATTCCAGTCGCGTTTATTATTGGGGTGCCTTAGCTGGTGGACAACGAGGATTAAAATATGATGCAGAGTTGCTTTATATTGGGTGCATGTTTCATGATATGGGCTTGACGCATAAGCATTCAAGTAAAGACAAGCGTTTTGAAGTAGATGGAGCAAATGCGGCCCGAGAGTTTTTGAAACGTCATCCTATTGGCGAGCACGAAATTAACCTGGTATGGACAGCAATTGCCTTGCATACAACACCAGGTATTCCTGAGTTTATGGATCCCATTATTGCTTTAGTCACCGCTGGTGTAGAAATGGATGTTTTAGGCATCAATTACCATGATTATGATAAGGCAACACGAGACAAAGTAGTGGCGGAGTATCCACGTAGTGAACATTTTAAAGAGGATATTATTCAGGCTTTCTATGATGGCATTAAAGGAAAACCGCTAACGACTTTTGGTAATGTTAAAGGTGATGTCATTGCTGATAAAGATCATTCATTTAAACCTTACAATTTTTGTAGCATTATCCGTCAGTCGTCATGGAAGGGATAA
- a CDS encoding aminotransferase-like domain-containing protein — MATWIPHFSSKVKAKYLQIAEAIEEDIKTGLLYNGDKLPSQRDIAKALAVDLTTVTRALNEVKRRGLINAKKGQGTLIEIASDFNRFHQKSAAFQMVDMSMNIPPHIPSLNDYLSSTLHDLLQNPQSTLNLNYQDSRGNEYDRNTASLWLKQRLGTIEGDRILVTSGAQTALASLCDLLFKPGALICTGEVTYPGFKAIAFHQELKLTALKMDEYGIVPEAFEDCCRMYKPQALYVIPTMDNPTTATIPDVRRDALVSIACTYDVTIIEDDPYSPLDDQSPNPFVVRAPERTWHIASLSKCLTPALRIAYIVAPELKQTLHLSSVLRASSLMSSPLMAATASRWIRDGSAEQLITEIKKESSARQSLAKTLLADFSFAAHPQGHHLWLFLPHPWNAAEFSSYASNLGIGVIPSHVFSVGGHSPNAVRIALGSASTQLELKKSLQLLIELMNRPPLATRIIV, encoded by the coding sequence ATGGCAACGTGGATCCCTCATTTCAGTAGTAAAGTTAAAGCAAAATACCTACAAATTGCAGAAGCTATTGAAGAAGATATAAAAACAGGGCTGTTATATAATGGCGATAAATTACCGTCACAACGCGACATAGCTAAAGCTTTAGCAGTTGACCTAACTACAGTAACGCGCGCTTTAAATGAGGTAAAACGACGAGGATTGATTAATGCCAAAAAAGGCCAGGGCACTTTGATTGAAATAGCATCAGACTTTAATCGCTTTCACCAAAAATCTGCTGCCTTTCAAATGGTGGACATGAGCATGAACATTCCACCTCATATCCCTTCCCTTAATGATTATTTGTCATCTACGCTGCATGATTTACTGCAAAATCCACAAAGCACATTGAACCTTAATTATCAGGACAGTAGAGGAAATGAGTATGATCGAAATACGGCCTCACTATGGTTAAAACAGCGATTGGGAACTATCGAAGGAGATAGAATTTTAGTCACCTCTGGTGCTCAAACCGCTTTAGCGAGTCTTTGTGATCTTCTTTTCAAGCCAGGTGCTCTTATTTGTACTGGAGAAGTGACTTATCCTGGGTTCAAAGCCATTGCCTTTCACCAAGAACTTAAACTCACTGCTTTAAAAATGGATGAGTATGGTATTGTACCAGAAGCATTTGAAGATTGTTGCCGCATGTACAAACCTCAAGCCCTATATGTTATTCCTACAATGGATAACCCCACTACGGCTACAATACCGGATGTGCGCCGAGACGCACTGGTTTCCATTGCGTGCACCTATGATGTAACGATTATTGAAGATGATCCCTATAGTCCATTAGATGATCAATCTCCTAATCCTTTTGTAGTTAGAGCCCCGGAACGAACTTGGCATATCGCTTCCTTATCAAAATGCCTAACTCCCGCATTGAGAATAGCCTATATTGTCGCCCCAGAATTAAAGCAAACGCTGCATTTATCGAGTGTACTACGAGCCTCCTCGCTGATGAGCTCCCCTCTTATGGCAGCAACTGCCTCTCGCTGGATTAGAGATGGTTCAGCCGAGCAACTTATTACAGAAATTAAAAAAGAAAGCAGTGCACGCCAGAGCCTTGCCAAAACGCTCTTGGCTGATTTTTCTTTTGCAGCCCATCCGCAAGGACACCACCTATGGCTTTTCCTCCCCCATCCCTGGAATGCAGCGGAATTTTCTAGCTATGCAAGCAATTTGGGTATCGGTGTGATTCCAAGCCATGTATTTTCAGTAGGAGGGCATTCGCCTAACGCAGTACGTATTGCTTTAGGATCGGCATCAACTCAATTAGAACTAAAAAAATCATTACAATTACTAATAGAGTTAATGAATAGACCACCTTTAGCAACAAGAATTATTGTTTAG
- a CDS encoding peptide chain release factor family protein, whose translation MISKEKWDKLTDLMAKLHINEAELIEKFILGSGKGGQKLQKTSSTVYLKHLSSGLEIKCQESRSREDNRYFARMRLCEKLHSLVSDEKTKEQQKIEKVKRQKQRRSRRSKQKVLDEKSRQSELKALRKTIPVI comes from the coding sequence ATGATTAGTAAAGAAAAATGGGATAAATTAACTGATTTAATGGCTAAACTTCATATTAATGAAGCGGAGCTCATTGAAAAATTTATCTTAGGAAGCGGAAAAGGTGGTCAGAAACTACAAAAAACATCCTCAACTGTTTATTTGAAGCATTTGTCTTCTGGTTTGGAAATAAAATGCCAGGAATCCAGAAGTCGTGAGGATAATCGATATTTTGCAAGAATGCGTCTTTGTGAAAAATTACATTCTCTGGTGAGCGATGAAAAAACAAAAGAACAACAAAAAATTGAAAAAGTAAAACGTCAGAAGCAACGACGCTCAAGACGAAGCAAACAAAAGGTTTTGGATGAAAAATCCAGGCAAAGTGAACTCAAGGCGTTGAGAAAAACGATACCAGTTATTTAG
- a CDS encoding adenylate/guanylate cyclase domain-containing protein, whose product MTQTPLELEILKTEKLRTTILSMVFILLSLMWIVFFVYAPKEYHHYMGKVSSFTLPGYLAVVALYFVLMRQIICQYIFHKKNMPTLLRYVNSFIEISIPTVAIIIISLDKTPVYVMVMPLVFIYFIFIILTSLTLNEWISRFSGLIAAVEYWGLSYYFLYNSDTSGIDYTIMGWFAFAARGVLLLMGGVATGFVTAQIKKQLDAAFEAQKERDRIESLFGRHVSPEVVSKLLSKDANASEYIPVCIMFLDVRNFTHFTEQNEPAAVVHYLNAIFKYMVEIIHDNKGIINKFLGDGFMAVFGAPISSGNDVAHAVKASLAIMKRTDEEIKKGHIPDLQLGIGLHFGYAVTGTIGTQRRLEYTVVGDVVNSAAHIEQLNKTYNSRVLISEDAIKKLPKFEGQFVGDAILKHRNHPIKLYRLV is encoded by the coding sequence ATGACTCAAACGCCTTTGGAATTGGAAATATTAAAAACTGAAAAACTAAGAACAACCATTTTATCCATGGTTTTTATTCTATTATCTCTTATGTGGATAGTTTTTTTTGTCTATGCTCCTAAAGAGTATCATCATTATATGGGTAAAGTATCTAGCTTTACTTTACCGGGATATTTAGCGGTTGTAGCGCTATATTTTGTCTTGATGCGTCAAATTATTTGCCAATATATTTTTCATAAGAAAAATATGCCGACGCTGTTGCGTTATGTGAATAGTTTTATTGAAATCAGTATCCCAACGGTTGCCATTATTATCATCTCGCTCGATAAAACACCGGTCTATGTTATGGTCATGCCCCTTGTTTTCATTTATTTCATTTTTATTATTCTGACTTCATTGACATTAAATGAATGGATAAGTCGATTTTCAGGATTGATAGCTGCCGTTGAATATTGGGGGTTATCTTATTATTTTTTGTATAATAGCGATACTTCAGGTATTGATTACACGATTATGGGATGGTTTGCCTTTGCTGCTCGTGGCGTATTATTGTTAATGGGGGGCGTAGCTACAGGGTTTGTTACTGCTCAAATTAAAAAACAACTTGATGCCGCGTTTGAGGCGCAAAAAGAACGAGACAGAATCGAAAGCCTTTTTGGCCGTCACGTTTCTCCGGAAGTGGTTTCCAAATTATTGTCAAAAGATGCTAATGCAAGTGAATATATCCCGGTGTGCATTATGTTTTTAGATGTAAGAAATTTTACTCATTTCACCGAACAAAACGAGCCAGCGGCTGTTGTTCATTATCTCAACGCTATTTTTAAATATATGGTAGAAATCATTCACGATAATAAGGGTATTATTAATAAGTTTCTAGGCGACGGTTTTATGGCGGTGTTCGGTGCCCCCATTTCTAGCGGTAATGATGTGGCGCATGCCGTGAAGGCCTCCTTAGCGATTATGAAACGCACGGACGAGGAAATAAAGAAAGGTCATATCCCTGATTTGCAACTGGGAATTGGATTGCATTTTGGTTATGCGGTAACGGGCACTATTGGTACCCAAAGACGTCTTGAATATACTGTTGTGGGAGATGTAGTAAATTCTGCGGCTCATATAGAGCAGCTTAATAAAACCTATAATTCACGAGTTCTTATCTCTGAAGATGCAATTAAGAAATTGCCTAAATTTGAAGGTCAATTTGTTGGTGATGCGATTCTAAAACATAGAAACCATCCTATTAAACTGTATCGATTAGTGTGA
- a CDS encoding sensor domain-containing diguanylate cyclase: MIKPEKPKNEARRLQALQSLHIMDTQSEERFDRITRVVQNLFNVPIASVSFIDQEREWYKSKYGIQLTEMPREISFGAHAILQEDIMIVNDALEDARFNDNPLVLGEPVIRYYLGCPLKIKDQFNVGTLCLMDHKPQRFSDVDLDIIKELAETIEIEFEEQHRSTVDELTQISNRDGFILVGKQIIKRCNEFDKNILLIYFDLSQLKSINEHYGHDAGNDTLKIFSQQLLKNFRHTDAVARLGGDKFCVLCSGMNQAHFPNVIKRFKSKLSLMQTRQPIKFTVGTVEYKRWRHHSINSLIEETYEKIYENKRHSH, translated from the coding sequence ATGATTAAACCAGAGAAACCCAAAAATGAGGCACGAAGATTACAGGCTTTGCAGAGTCTCCATATTATGGATACCCAGTCAGAAGAGCGCTTTGATCGTATAACACGAGTTGTCCAAAATTTATTTAATGTTCCCATTGCTTCCGTTTCCTTTATTGATCAAGAACGAGAATGGTATAAATCCAAATACGGCATACAATTAACTGAGATGCCAAGAGAAATTTCCTTTGGTGCTCATGCTATCCTGCAAGAAGACATTATGATCGTTAATGATGCCTTAGAGGATGCCAGGTTTAATGATAATCCATTAGTTTTGGGGGAACCTGTTATTCGCTATTATTTAGGTTGCCCCTTAAAAATTAAAGACCAATTTAATGTTGGGACTTTATGTTTAATGGATCACAAGCCGCAGCGATTTAGTGATGTGGATTTGGATATCATTAAAGAACTGGCAGAAACTATTGAAATAGAGTTTGAGGAGCAACATCGCTCTACAGTCGATGAGTTGACACAAATATCGAATCGAGATGGTTTTATTTTAGTTGGAAAGCAGATCATTAAGCGTTGTAATGAATTTGATAAAAACATTTTATTAATTTATTTTGACTTAAGCCAGTTGAAATCTATCAATGAGCATTATGGGCATGATGCAGGGAACGATACTTTAAAGATATTCTCACAACAATTATTAAAAAACTTTCGTCATACGGATGCAGTAGCACGTTTGGGAGGAGATAAGTTTTGCGTCTTATGCTCGGGAATGAATCAAGCACATTTTCCTAATGTAATAAAAAGATTCAAAAGCAAATTATCATTAATGCAAACGAGACAACCCATTAAATTTACTGTGGGCACCGTGGAGTATAAACGTTGGCGGCACCATTCAATTAATTCTTTGATCGAGGAAACGTACGAAAAAATATATGAAAATAAACGACACTCTCATTAA